The Mugil cephalus isolate CIBA_MC_2020 chromosome 21, CIBA_Mcephalus_1.1, whole genome shotgun sequence genome includes the window TAAACTGTATGTTTGaattaagcaatattacccTCGAGGGTGTGCTTTAACGTCATTTGAGCACGACAAGCAGCACCGACGTGCTCAAATAACGTTTAAGCACACCCTCGAGGGTAATATTgcaattatacaacaattaccaacaaaataaagcgtataattaaatatatattcatgttggtggacattttgctctcaaaatttaaagttttttgcgAGTGTGCTTCCCGTTTCCGTGGGAATAAATGGGGTTTGACTGATAACTTGAACACAATCGGTCACGTCAGTAGACTGAGACCAccaaataaatctaaattaacaacaaaacgatccattttgtagcgtacttttcagccgtttcctgcttcagctctgacagttacagtggtgccatggagatggatacaattttgccacagacttggcggagcaatatttttagtgatgagtcagccgtgctgtaatgctgatttgagcaaaaatgtctaaatgtcttattgaccaatcagattgcttggtcagAACTACTTGTTGTTTAATCACCcacaacaaatgaacaaaaacagccTCGAAAGTAGAAAAAAGTATCCCATTACATCTTTATTTTGTAGTGATGTAGAGCAAGTCATATGGAATCACATTCTGTGACAATTCAAAATGTGTTCTTTGAATCTGTACTATgttctcattttctcctgtgCTTCAGATGAGCCTGGGCCAGAGGGCTAAAATCACCTGCACACCAGATATGGCTTACGGAGCGACAGGCCACCCCGGGGTCATCCCCCCGAATGCCACACTTATTTTTGATGTGGAACTACTCAAGCTGGAGTAACGCCTGCAGCAAACGACGATGGTTGAAGGTTAACGAGGCTTCATATGCCACAACCTGTTTCCACAGGGAGAGACCATACCCGGCTGCTGCCTCCCACCATCTGCctgcccttcttcttctttggtttctaCAGTTTTCTTAAGTTCTGCATTTACATGTACCTTATGCTGCTTTGTTGCCATCTTGTCATATAGACACAATAGTTACACTTTCACATCATCAAGACttttacacacatacagcatTTCAGTTTGTTAGTATGCTTTTTTGTTGAATGTCATTTAATGTTGTAAATTTTGTTTAAACATGAGGAAACCTGTCATCTGATGAAAAGCTGTACTACATTTCAATCAAAACATATACCACAGTCTGAACTAAGGGTACATCTGCTGAAAGTACAATATGTCTGCTCTGTATATTAACTGGGCATTATATACCACCATCTGCATTGCCACTTTGATAAAGGCCTGTCCTGCTGAATGCTATGAATGATGTTGCTATGTTTAGTATATTTTATAACCCTCATGAATATTTACTGCAGGTGTACCCTATCAAATTCAACTCAGTCCAATACTGTACAGAATACTTTAAGAGCCATTGCTACTGTAATCGTTTATTGACCAACTCTTGAATAAAAATGGCATGTACTGTGTTGAGAAGTCCGAGAGTCATGTGTGTGATTTGTCAGATCTAATCGAGTGACAACAGCAAGAATGTGGAATGAGATCCTGCTGCAACATCGCCCCCTAACGGCGTCACTTAAGAATGTGAACTGGAGCACTGAAATTCTTCAACATACTTTTGATGGGAAATGTATGTACAGCGTTTAAAATGACATATGCATCCTACATATATATTCCCATGCGTTTATATTATCTAATTGTGGCGAAAACCTTGGTTGTTAGTGATTGCGTTTCTGCGATATTTAATAATCTCGTCGGTATATTTACTTCCGGTGTCATGGGTCAAAGGTTATTGGAGTTGACTCTGGCAGACGATTGGCTGACAGTCAATGTTGTGAAACTTCATTGGATAAAGGAACACACGCCTTTCCAACCTGAAAGAGCACAACAAACGACAAGGTCAGAAATgtttattatgttatattaaaaCGGGCACTGTGAAACATTCGCGACGTTAGAATGTCACATGTGGGGAAGACCGTTCTGGGTTCTTTCTCTTATGCTAAATGCGTATGGACTTGACGTTTAGCTAACAGGCACCTAGCATTCGGCCATGTACTGTGACTTAGCATGGAAGTGTTGCGGTTCAGTGAAGAAGTAACTCGCTCGTAGTGATTTCATCCCCTCGTACCTTTGTGTTTTGatcaaatgtctgttttagGTGTGTTAGTTTAGCTGCACGAGTAGACACGACGCTAAGCTAGCATCGTCAATCAAACAAGCTAggttaaatgttattatttcctCTCAGTGGACATGTTAACGCACGCTGGTCGTGTAACTTTAAACATACCCAAACAAATATGAATTATATCACCAGTTACCAATTAACGTAGCAGTAAGAGCGTCTCTCAGAGGAATGTTAACTGAAGCTGACCTGGCTATTGTCCCCATCGcggtttattttcatgtctgtgcaaCATTACATTTCCTAGATAAACAGTAGAGGCTGAGCGGGCGATCAACACCAaaagctttattattttttgaaagaaatcACATCTGCATCACATCTGTGCCTCCAGGTTATCCATGTGCGTCTGACTGAGCCAACTGTAAGCATGCTGACCGCACAGAGGGCATGTACTGCATTGGCTGCCCGGCGCCTGGTTAGagcttctgtctcttcatcgCACACACACCGCTCTCTGATCCACACTTCAGTGTCATGTCAGGACCAAGTTGAGCTGCACCCTGAATGGGTCAACTTGGCTAAGAAACAGCTGAAGGGGAAAAACCCAGAGGATCTGATCTGGCGCACACCCGAGGGAATCAACATCAAGCCTGTGTACACTAAAGCAGACTCAACAGCCATTCCTGATGAATTGCCAGGAGTGTTTCCCTACACTAGAGGGCCCTATCCCACCATGTACACTTACAGACCGTGGACCATCAGGCAGTATGCTGGCTTTAGCACCGTGGAGGAGAGCAACAAGTTCTATAAAGACAACATTAAAGGTAGATGTACTtcactattatttatttttgagccCATAGGGATAGTAATCACTTTTACCAACTTATGCACCACCCTGTTTTCTTAAAATGACACAACTGGTGTGTACTTGACACATTTTCAACTTTGACCATTGCATGTTCGATTCCCTCACTGCAGCCGGTCAACAGGGTCTCTCTGTTGCCTTTGACCTCCCAACACACCGTGGTTATGACTCGGACAACCCCAGAGTCCATGGAGACGTGGGCATGGCCGGAGTGGCTATAGACACGGTTAAGGACATGAAGATGCTCTTTGATGGAATCCCCCTGGATAAGATGTCTGTGTCAATGACAATGAATGGGGCAGTCATCCCTGTGTTAGCAATGTTTATTGTCACCGGAGAGGAGCAGGGTGTTTCCAAAGCCCAACTGACAGGCACCATTCAGAATGATATTTTGAAAGAGTTTATGGTTCGCAACACTTATATTTTCCCCCCGGAGCCTTCCATGCACGCCATTGCAGACATCTTCGCGTACACCTCCAAGGTATGCAAAAGAGCTGGGAAGTaatctgcataaaaaagcaGTAACAAGCTGAAactatgtttttatattgttgaTATTATGTTGATATTATGTCAAACTTTAATTGATTTGCTAACATGACCATGTTCACAGCACATGCCTAAGTTCAACTCCATATCCATCAGTGGCTACCATCTTCAAGAGGCTGGAGCTGATGCAATCCTGGAAGTAGCCTACACCATCGCTAATGGCCTGGAGTACTGCCGCACTGGCCTCAAAGCAGGTTTAACCATCGACGAGTTTGCCCCAAGGTACAAAATGTGAAGATATTCGTAAGCTGAACGGGAAACAGTTTTTATCTTCTTATTAATAGTAACTCACAGCTATGGCATGATAGTGGAGTTTTAAATAATATCATACGGATTCATTACAAATGCCAGCAATATGACCACCAATGATACACATGATACAGACGAATGTCACATGTGGTGGTCGTACACATGTGCACAgtaaagtcataaataaaaagtctgaaaGAGGactacaaaaccaaaaacatttttcgtCATTTTATACATGATACACACCAAAGCTTATTATATAAGATATTTTTTGGATAAATCATATTATGACAATCTATACTAACCTGTTTCTCTCCGGTGCCATTATCATTTTACTTTGTAGTGACACGTGCACAAGAATGCAACAAGtcgttaaaaataaaagccattttattaaaaacaggaagtctgGCAAAATGAGcttaaatcagaaaaaaacaaatacaattaaGGTAACAAAATGACTATTAAACAAGGATACGGGCTAAACACAAACTGGATTATCTACATTGTAGATGTAGGGAGGTGTAAAAACGCTACAGATACAGTTTGCACATGTTCAGTGCAGCTCACATAGAACTTTCCAGGAGAATCTGACCAATTGTGAAGCATAATGGTGGAAATGTCATATTTGGTGTTGTTTTGCAGTCTGAAAGACTTGACATCTTGCACCCATAGATTCAACTATGAATTCTGCATCATGTCAAGAGTCCTTGATCTGAAGGGATCTGTGAGAAAATTGAAGTTGGCTAATGATTCTGaacacaataacaaaatgaCTAATGAAAGACCCTAAAACAAGATATAGTTCTATGGAATTGACTGGTGAGAGCCCAGATGATTCCAGGTTGGAGGAATTTAAAACAGAGTGCATGCAAGTAAAAACAACTTGGAGCTGAAGAAGAGAGGTCAAATGTCTCAGCAAGCCGATGTGCATCAGGCAGGCTTTTTAAGGACTTACAGCGCGTGTAGGCACATAGTCTCTCAATCAATAAATcaacagcatcacaacacaGACCCTATTCGCAGACCAATGTCAGCGACATGTACTCTACCTCTATTATCctcattatttccttttcatGTGCCCCTCCCCTCTACATTTTCATCCTCATCAACCTTTTCAGAGACATATTGTCTTTGAGTTACTATAGAGATGTTGCTAAGTCACACAAATAGAAAGCATTTCGCCCCAGCCTGTTATATCTTTTGACAGCCAATTGCTcggatgtttttctttgtcatgtATTTGGAGACACAGCAAAAGATTCTTTAGTTGATACAATGGGTTTGTCTCATTCCTTGACAAAGGGAATGTACAAACCATGACAGTCATCATTGCTGCaagtagtgttttatttattacttattatttattatttccttgGAATTCATCATGAATTATTCCTTGTGCAGTAGCGGTGTAATTGCGGCATTGTCTGTTGCCTATTTCGCCCAGTagctggaggggaggggggtggtaAGCAGCTGAAGAATAAGtgaatgctttttgttttggtgtaCAATCCATTTATAGATAACCtcaaatataatgtttttttttttttgtaacttagTGGTAGTGCCAGTAGTTCCGCAGTACTAATACCTGTTGCGATATTGGGCCATCCCATTTATTGCAGTAGATGTAGTACCTTTTCATAAATGTCACACTGAGGCAGTGAAACAAGATTGTACATTGATTCCTTTATGAACTGCACTTTGTTATTAGTTGACCTGATCTTCAGTTGGATATGGACCATGTACATGATGTAATTTGAAGTCATGTCACTAACAATGGCCCTGTTTGTTGCCTGTTGTAAGCACACACTGCCTGAATAACCTCTTGATGCACTTACGGATTACTTTAATTACTTTGTTGCAGTGAGAGAAGGAATATATCTGGAGGACTTGAAGGCATCGGATTAGAAGTGTCCTAGAAGTGCATCACTAGTAGATTGTGTCAAGTCCGTACAAATATCTCTGCTGtcactttcagtttttcattttcatttgaacactttttgtatgtttttgtcagGTTGTCATTCTTCTGGGGTATCGGCATGAATTTCTACATGGAAATTGCCAAGCTGAGGGCAGCCAGGAAATTATGGGCAACGCTCATTAATGAGAAGTTCCAGCCCAAGAATGCCaagtccctcctcctccgcacaCACTGCCAAACTTCAGGCTGGTCTCTTACTGAACAGGTAAACATAAATGCTTGCATTGGAATGCGTTACAATGTGTAAAAATGGTGTAATTTAGAAATCTGTGGTCAAAGTTAGAATAGTGACAGTTTGAATGATTTTGATGACAAAGCTTTGCCACCCGTCTGATCCCTCTTAGGATCCGTACAACAATGTGATCCGCACAGTGATTGAAGGCATGGCAGCTGTGTTCGGGGGCACCCAGTCGCTGCACACCAACTCTTTTGACGAAGCTCTGGGTTTGCCCACTGTGAAGAGCGCTCGCATCGCCAGGAACACCCAAATCATCATCCAGGAAGAGTCGGGCATTCCCAAAGTCGCCGATCCCTGGGGAGGCTCGTACATGATGGAGGCTCTCACAGATGACGTCTACAACACAGCTTTGAAGGTCTGTTTTAACTTATTTGTACTAATTTATTGGCGATTGTTTTCAGAAACACGTTCCTTGGACCAGTTTTAGTAAATTCCTCTGAAGTAAAATAACTGACTGATTAGAAGCACTCTTTCATAgcctttgttgtcttttttacAGTTCATTAATGAGATTGAAGACATGGGAGGCATGGCCAAGGCTGTGGCAGAGGGCATCCCAAAACTTCGTATTGAGGAATGTGCTGCACGTAGACAGGCCCGCATTGATTCAGGTACTGACTTAATGTCTCTCATCCTTTTATCTTTCCACCTTTATCCACTCCCATAAGCACCTAATGCTCAGTAACATTACCTTACGCCTGTGGACCATGCTACTATGAAATGCACAAGTCTGATGAAGTTGCTATCAGAAAAGCTGACATTTCTCATGATGTGGCAtatccttttctttatttcttcccaAAAGTAGGTCAGCATGTCAAGGCTTTCTTATGTTACTTTCATCAGTACACTGCCGGTTTTCTATTGTTTAAAACTCCTTATAATTTGAATTTCAGCTTTCAGTTGCTGATCTCATTGCTATGTACTACAAAATtttcactgatcaggcataacattatgaccactgacagatgaagtaaataacattgaccccCTTGTAACAATacaattttctgctgggaaacttggtCTTCAAAATcccaagatcccaaactgatctttgggatgcactggaacactcctgatccacagaggcccctccactcaaccataggacccaaagcccccacACAATTATCGTgtcaatattaggaaagtggtcacaATGATATGTCTGAGTGGTGTATGTTCCCCTGGCCAAGAACAACACAGGCACAATAATTACAGTTTAGACAGCAATACTCAGCCTTAACATTGAAGTGTACAAAACAACTCTTCTGCATGCCAGCTCAATTTCATTGATTTGCATTACAACTCTGACCAGCGCCAAAAAGTAATCAGCagaaaagttattttatttctacctCTTTGTACTGCTGGTTGAACTTCAGAGACCTCACTGCCGAGAGCAAATGTTGTGGACAGACATGCCAAGGCTACTAAAAATGAATAGGACAACAGTTCACAGGAGAATATGTGAAAAGTTCAGTCCTGcattgtgtttatgttgttgtgttgttaaaggGCACATGTGAACTCTTGGAGAGGCGTGCCATCAGTCACAATGgggctttttttgtttctctttgtaatTTAGCTTTACTGACACCCCTTAAAGCCAGAAATGAGCTGGAGCAGAGCAGAACCTTCACAAGCTGTAGCTTTTCTCCATAATCCCCCCGGTGCGTGGTCTCATTGATATTCATTGGCTATCTTTATCACCCCAGCATCACATCCCTGCTGACAGTTTTTGTTGATTCTTATGAAGGACCTTGAATTCTGATGGACCATGTTAGGCTCAgagttaatgtttgttttggcCTGCAGTGCTGTCAGATTGTGAGAATAATAAGGTTCTGTCTTCTTGTTGAATGTCACCAAAAATGCAGCTAGATCCATATATTGGAGTGATGATGTGTCGGTGTACGTTCACGATCCAAGTctaccatgaaaataaaattaaaaacagagggTTCAACACGAGGTGGAAATCATTTGCAAGCCTCAAAACTAAAAGGATCATATTACAGTATGTAACAGTTCTAGACAGTTGTACTGAGACAGATAAACAGAATGACTGTAAGAGAAAGGTATAGAAAATTTATGGAATGGGTCATGGTCTGAAACGTACGTCATCTGTACAAGGTAGTGGAGTTCAGGCTGATTGCATGGATGTCTATATTTCCAGTGGTACAGATGAACAATGACCCAAATGATACCGTGAAAGCAACCAATGAACTTTTGTAGCTGAAGAAGTGTAATGTTTTGCAGCGACTGACTCAGTCACCTGATCTCAACCCACTCAAGCTGCATTCCAAGATAAGAGAAAATAGACGTCAGAAAGACCCAAGAACAGACCAGGCAAAGTGTCACAAAGAAAGAACCATTCTTTGGTGATGCTCATgtgttccagacttcaggcagtctTTGTCTGCCAAATATTCTGAATAATGtattacaatttttatttttgattaggttAAATTGTCCCATTACATGTGAGAGCCCAAGAATAGGTTGCAGTTCCTAAAtgtttcataaaaatgtttttgttcagcctcttgaattaaagctgaaagtctacCCTCTTAGGCCTTTATGTAACTTTAacttcagtctttttttgtgAACACTGTCCAAAAATATATGGGCctgaactgagctgaactgaacTCATAACTTGAGGCTATGGTGTTTTATGAATTTTCTAAACTTGATAAAGCGAGCTTCAGATTCAGGAAATGCTTTCAGGTTTCTTCCACAAGAACAGGGGGAGACAAAAGCTCCACCTGCCCCGTACCTTATAATATACATCTCAGCAAAGATGGGTTGCGTGTGTCAATATGATATGCAGTACTGTGCACAAGTTTTACTCAGGTGTGAACAAATGTTGTAAattaagaatgctttcaaaatggatgtgtttatttattttcatcaattaacaaaatgaagtgaatgaacagaagagaaatcaaatcaatatttggtgtgaccaccctttaccttcaagacagcatcggTTCTTCTAGGTctacttgcacacagtttttgaaggaactcaacTGGTAGtaatcttggagaactaaccacagatcttctgtggacgCAGGCTGTCTCcgatccttctgtctcttcatgtaatcccagagaAACTctatgatgttgagatcagggctctgtgggggccatgccatcacctCCAGGACTTATTGTTCTTCTTCACATTGAAGATAGTTCTtgatgaccttggctgtatgtttggggtttGGGCCAATCATACGCCTCCCTAATGGTATtttgatggataagtatctgcctgtatttctcagcattgacgACGctattaatcctgaccaaatccacaactccatttgcagaaatgcaacctcaaacttgcaaggagcctccaccatacttcactgttgcctgcagactctcattattgtagctctctccagcccttcggtgaacaaactgccttctgctacagccaaatattccAAATTTTGACAAATCCAGTGTACCTGCTGCCATGTCTCTGctccccagttcctatgtttttgtgcatagttgagtctcttggccttgtttccaagTCAAAGGGATGTATTCCTGGCTGCAGCCCTTCCACGAAGACCCCTTCTGGCCAGAGTTCTGCctaaaacatttgcatattaCTGTATGTAGTATTATGGTTAAAATGGAAGATTACTTTTAGTGTTGGTTACATTTTTACTGGCCTAAAAACTACATTTTCCTTATTGTACTCAGTCGTACTTGCCACCAGCCTTCCCTGTTCCTTGTTCTGCCCCCTGGGTAAATCCCTGCAAACAATGTGTTATTTTTGCCATGTGCCTGAATCCCTTTTCCCATTTAAATTTTCAGGATCAGAAGTCATTGTTGGGGTGAACAAGTACCGACTAGAAAAAGAGGAGACCGTGGAGGTGTTGGCCATAGATAACACCATTGTCCGTCAGAAACAGattgaaaaactgaaagaggTCAGTGTTGTAATTCATTTCCACAGATACCATAGTAAGACTAAGTATAAAAAGACCATTATTTAAGTTAGTTCTACTAgattgtgtatttaatgtgAAGTGACCCTGCAGTCAGCTGTCATTCATAATACATGTAAACCCGAGAGGAAAATATCCCTCTACTTGCTGTCATTAGCCGGTCGAATATCTCACGCTCACTGCCTTCATTGGAAGGTCAGTGGGCAATGAAATGTCATCACATTTGGAGTACAGGTAGAATTCCATGACATATTACATGTCACATCGTCAGTGAGGGCTATCTTTAAAGAAATGGGTAGTGCTCCTTCTCTTGGTGAATATCTTTgaggccaaactgatgctatttccCCAGGGATACGGGAAGTGTGGTCCAAGAGCACAGCCATGATATCGGcgacttatttttaaaaaaggttttccaACTCTCATGGCCCAATGGGACTGCTTTACGGAgaagttggcatggcaactggtggtcgccgttatgtcacatcctctttctatagtgtcaaataactacaaaaatgacacttgaacatgaaTTAACATCATAtctaaaaacaactaaaaccaccttggaaaaaaatatttgacctgtatttcagtgttttagtttggtgcaattcccattcactaacatggaggagttGCAGTTTATGatctgtactgcagccagacaccagggggagctctacttgctgcagcttcacttttgaggaacagTTCTGCTGTCCATCTGTCCAGCTTTATTCagtctctggtctggactaAACAAGAGATCTTTTCTCACACATATACTAAATGATTACTTATATGTCTGAAAAATTACTGATTAAGAAGTGTATTAGATTTCcagtttcttcatgttttttttttaacttttttttttttttttactgagcaATATACAACATTGCACACAATGCGGTTGGCGTCCAATGATAGCATCAACCACCTAGGGGACTGTAACCCTTTAGGAGCCACGAGGCTAACGGCTTATTATGAAAGGATGATTTGCAGCGGCAGCCGTTGGGacatcaacattttctttgCACATACTGTAAATCATGTAGTAAACGCACAACTAATGCTGCCTTCCAATGATGTGGTGTTTACTGTGTTCATGAGTAAACTTCATGTGAACAACACATTCCTCCTTTTCGATAAGGACAAAGTTTACGAGTTGGATACTTGCCACGTGTAACTATGAACTCATGAgtcccatttgaaggcagcataacTTCAGAATTGTTAGGTCTACGGGCGTCTTAATTACAACCTTAATTAATAAAGTCTGCATTCAGTTAAGCCGCTGCTCTCTGACTTCCTAAAATTATGTAGAAATAACATTACTTGGTAATTACTTTTTTACTCCTACTATGGTGCGTCAGCAAATCCTTTGGAAGGTAGGTAGGTATATAATCATATTTGCAGTAGATATGATTAAGTTGAGCAGTTGATGTATACACTGTCATAAAGAATTCAATCAATAGTATGAATCACATCAGGGCAGATAAATGTTTCGTCTTGTCTTTTAGGTGAGAGCGACTCGTGACCCTGAGGTAGCGAAGAAGTGCTTGGCGGCCATTGAGGAGTGTTCCCGAACCAGAGAGGGCAACCTTTTAGCCCTGGCTGTGGAGGCAGCACGAGCCAGGTTAAAACCACTCACTAGACGCTCTAATGACCACTCTGAAGCTGGGCTATGAACATATGAGGTTTAAAGTTCAAATAGAATTTGAAATCCGATTGCGTCGGTCACTTCACTCGTCAAGGAGATACTTCACTTCTCTCTCCTGCACACGCTACATGATTTGAAAATAATAGCGCAACACATACAACAGAATATTGTTTAGTTTCTCCACTTCAGTGAGCATTGAATGCACCAGCTTATGTGATCTAATAGctcaataaatgtaaataaaatgaaaggctGGAGTGCAGCCATTAGCTGTAGTACTTAGTGgtggaaaaagacaaagcagacaGAGAAACTGGAAGAACAGGGTCAACACAGGGTGCCTGTTTTTCAGCAAGAACTGAAGATGAGATATGAGTGTGCTTGCTAATGCTGGCCTCAAGGGCTAGAAGAATGTTAAGCGCTGCCTGACAACCCGCTCGAGCTGCTCAGTTTCCTTGTAGACAAGTTTCTTTCATGAGTTATTTTGCAAGTATTGATGCTGATGTAATCATCCACGTGATAAATGCAAATTAATATCAAACACGTTTGATAGTAACAAGGGTTATCTTGAGTCTGCAAGCAGTTAGGGAGTTTTACTGAAGGTTTGTAAATCTCACTTTGAAATAATTTGGCACCAAGCGAGGTCTGGATGTGATTTCTCCTCCATGACTGTAATCTGAGCCCAGCCGGCATTCACAATGGCAGAATACACAACTGCTTGCTATGCTCTTTGAAACACAATGCTGCTGTTGAAATTACTAATCTTTCACTTCTTAATCTGCATAAGCGATATTGTGCcattagtcctggaaaaagaaaaagaaattagctTTGATTGGATATGGGCTTTGTAAAATGAGTGTGAACAAAACGAATAATCGCCCTGCCTTGCATTATTTATCAGTAGGGCATGAAAACAGTAAAGAATGTGcaggctgcttctgtctttAGATGCTCGGTGGGTGAAATAACTGATGCCATGAAGAAAGTGTTTGGTGAACACAAAGCCAGCACCAGGATGGTGAGCGGTGCTTACCGCAGCGAGTTTGGAGAACATGAAGAGATCACCCTGGCCCACAATAGGTAGAGACGCCTGTAAACGGCGCAATCGTTATCTTCATTAAGTACAGACCGATCCTTTGACAGCTTGAGTCACACTgcgttttttcattttttttttacctccaaaATCAGAGTTACTGAGTTTAAGAAGCACGAAGGCAGAAACCCTCGACTGCTGGTGGCAAAGATGGGTCAGGACGGCCACGACAGGGGTGCCAAAGTCATCGCCACTGGCTTTGCCGACCTGGGCTTTGACGTGGACATCGGGCCACTGTTTCAGGTCAGTGTCATACAAAGGAATGAAACAACTAAGTGATTTCAAGATAACATCGAACGAAGGCTTTGCATTAATATTCAACCTGGGCGGTCTAATTTGTCAAGCTAATGAGAGAATGTTTAAAAAGGCTTACACTAGTAATGAACAGATCACTTGCGctgctttttccctttttggcAGTCAATTTAAAGTAGtggttgtgtattttttttctgaatgaatgaatgaattgcaCTGCTTATGCAAGTTCACCCGGTAGGCGGTCTTAAATGTGACCCGGGACACAGGACATTTGTGCTTACTAACAGTAATCTTCTGTGCTTCCTGGTTCAGGCCTGTACTTTTATCTGGCCAGGACAACAGGGTTCATGTGAGAAGAAAGAGCTATTCATCTaaatttttgagaaaaaaaaatgcatttaaaaaatttgGGTCAGCTATTGCAGGCAATTGTCAGTGTTAAAGAGCAATGAAGTAAATATAGAAGGTCCAGTCAATATTCCCAGTTAGTATATGTGACTTGAGAAGTCATTATTCATTTGAGACAGACCAACAGTAAGTGTTTAAAGATACCTTGATAGATCGCAGATGT containing:
- the mmut gene encoding methylmalonyl-CoA mutase, mitochondrial encodes the protein MLTAQRACTALAARRLVRASVSSSHTHRSLIHTSVSCQDQVELHPEWVNLAKKQLKGKNPEDLIWRTPEGINIKPVYTKADSTAIPDELPGVFPYTRGPYPTMYTYRPWTIRQYAGFSTVEESNKFYKDNIKAGQQGLSVAFDLPTHRGYDSDNPRVHGDVGMAGVAIDTVKDMKMLFDGIPLDKMSVSMTMNGAVIPVLAMFIVTGEEQGVSKAQLTGTIQNDILKEFMVRNTYIFPPEPSMHAIADIFAYTSKHMPKFNSISISGYHLQEAGADAILEVAYTIANGLEYCRTGLKAGLTIDEFAPRLSFFWGIGMNFYMEIAKLRAARKLWATLINEKFQPKNAKSLLLRTHCQTSGWSLTEQDPYNNVIRTVIEGMAAVFGGTQSLHTNSFDEALGLPTVKSARIARNTQIIIQEESGIPKVADPWGGSYMMEALTDDVYNTALKFINEIEDMGGMAKAVAEGIPKLRIEECAARRQARIDSGSEVIVGVNKYRLEKEETVEVLAIDNTIVRQKQIEKLKEVRATRDPEVAKKCLAAIEECSRTREGNLLALAVEAARARCSVGEITDAMKKVFGEHKASTRMVSGAYRSEFGEHEEITLAHNRVTEFKKHEGRNPRLLVAKMGQDGHDRGAKVIATGFADLGFDVDIGPLFQTPLEVAQQAVDADVHCVGVSTLAAGHKTLVPELIKELRKLNRPDILVICGGVIPPQDYEFLYQSGVCAIFGPGTRIPRAAVEVIDNIEKSLENIRQAM